GGGTATATTTTTAGATGGAGATGAGAGAGTCATCCGTGAACTTTTCAGTATTCATCTGACAAAGTATCTTATAAATAAAAATATAAACCACAATCTTTTCACAGATTTAATAAACAACTACTTCCACGAGGATACGATAGAGTTCAATAAAAACTTTGTTCTTAGACTTTTAAATGGAATATCTGTGACTCTTGTGACTGAGGATTTCTATAAAATTGTAGCTATCCTTCTAATCAATCCTCTGAGAGAAAATAAATCTACATTTGAGAATGAGTATATACCAAAAGAAAAAGTTATATCTCATAAGTTCTATGGAAAAACTGCAAAGTTTTTAAAAGCTCGAGGTCTTGATTATTTAAAAACCTATGAGTTAGACTCTATTATTGAAACTCTTTTTTATCTCGATACAAAGAGCTACGACGAGTTAGATGAGCTGACATCTAAGCTGATAAAAGAGATCGATCGTGTTTTCAATATCGATTTGACTCAAAATTTTCAAACTGTTATGAGAGTTTCAAATCTTTTAAGAATTGGAAAGCTGAAAAGTGAGTATAACTTCTATGAGAATAAGGAGGTCTACGGACTAAATAAACATCAAAAAGAGGAGTATAAAAAAATTGAGGATATTTTAACCTCACTCTCTTTAAACTTCTACTCTGAAGATATCATATACCTTGGAATAGTTTTGAAAAATCACTATGAGAATAGTCAAGTTGATAGAACAAAGCATAAGCGTGTCGTGATTGTAGATGATACCTTTGACCATATGTATGGAAATCTTCTGTCAAAATACTTAAAAAACTTCTCATTTATCGAGGTTGTTAAAATAATTGAAAGCTATGAGATAAACTCACTTTTAGAGGATCTATTTGAAGTGGATTATCTTATCACAATCGACGATTTACAAAATCTCAAACTGAACATCCCTCTTGTTAAGATAAATCGAGAGCACTTCTTAGACAACACCTTCGATCTATCTCAACTGAGCTTAATTTTAAAATAGTTTTACAACTAAACCAAAAGAGGTAGAGCATCAAATGCTCTACCTCTACTTTTAAACGGGGGATTTTTAAATCTTATAAACTCTCTTTTGTAAATCTATGAATCTCTACATCATTTATTATTGCCCAATCATTTTCAGCCTCTGAAACTCTCACAACAACCTCGTTTGTTAAATACGGTGCTACTGCTTTAATCTCTTTGTGAGCATTCACATAGTTTGTTGAGTAGTCTGAAGTTGCAAGCTCTACTAACTCACCTGTTAAAGGCTCTTTAACTAAAAGTTTAAACTGTCTTACAAGCCCTGATGATTTGCTTCTGTAGCTAAGAAGTTTCATTGAGTCAACTAAGAACAGATCTGCAAACTTTATTGTTACATCTGTGTACCCTTCACTTGTAAAGAAATCAGATGTGTAGTAACTCGTTAATGATGCATCTCTTAAATTGTCAACATTATTAAACTTTCCATGAGATGAAAGTAAAGTTGATCTATTTAGATCCATCTTTGAATCCTCTGCTGTTTCACCTAAGAATGATTCGAAATTCATCTCATTTGTAGTAACATTATTTACAATTGAAACTCCATGTAATACAACCTCTAACTTTGTAGCACAAAGAACTGGTAGGTGTACAACTACAAATGATCTACTTTTGAAGTGCTCTAAAACATATTCACACTCTTTTCTTCTCTCTACACCTAAGGCATCACAATATTTCACTTCAACGTGAGATGGGAATCCTTCTGAAGATATCTGAATCTTATTGAAAACTCTAACTCCATCTACAGGTATCTCCACAGTTACAGATTCACCAGCTGGAGCATTTAAAATCTGCTTTGCCATCTCCAATCTTTCTGTGAATCTACCATTCAATAGTGCTCTTGACTCTAACTCTTTTACAGTCTCAACTGTTACACCTGCTTTTAGTGCAGTATAAGTTGCATCTGTAAATATTGCATCTACCTCAGTGTCTAAAGTCGTATATTGATATACTCTCATCTCATTGATTCTAGCTTTGAAATCTTTAGCGTCATGGATTCTAACCATTAGTTTATCTGTGTAGTATGGCTTTAACTTTGTTACCATATACTCATTTGTAATACCATTTCTCTCTCCAAATCCTAGACTTACCCATTGTCTATCGTGAGTTCCCTCATCCCAGCTAAGTCTAGCAGCTGAGATATCCTCTGCTAAGATTTCAAACTTATTGATATGTCCAACTTCCCCTGCAAAGAAGCTCATTATATCAACTTGACCAACGAACATCTCCTTTTGTAGATATATTTTTATATCTGCACATCCAGCTGATCTAAAATCAAGACTTCTATAGTATCTATCCTCTCTTTTATCTCCAAGTCTTAAAAGATTGTTTTCGATTGGATCGATAGCTGGTCTCATTGGACCACCTGGATAACAAGGTGGACACCA
The sequence above is drawn from the Cetobacterium sp. ZOR0034 genome and encodes:
- a CDS encoding helix-turn-helix domain-containing protein, coding for MFLNKKSLYILSLFFSLNRFSYSDLEKILHIKKRSIDNNINIINDFLASYKIQGIQKIKDLFFLRPCTISRIKEILQFAPLSVTERKEYLLLQLFFENTINLNDNTDKIQTTRRTLNYDLKDIKEYLESKNLKIDSVSGKGIFLDGDERVIRELFSIHLTKYLINKNINHNLFTDLINNYFHEDTIEFNKNFVLRLLNGISVTLVTEDFYKIVAILLINPLRENKSTFENEYIPKEKVISHKFYGKTAKFLKARGLDYLKTYELDSIIETLFYLDTKSYDELDELTSKLIKEIDRVFNIDLTQNFQTVMRVSNLLRIGKLKSEYNFYENKEVYGLNKHQKEEYKKIEDILTSLSLNFYSEDIIYLGIVLKNHYENSQVDRTKHKRVVIVDDTFDHMYGNLLSKYLKNFSFIEVVKIIESYEINSLLEDLFEVDYLITIDDLQNLKLNIPLVKINREHFLDNTFDLSQLSLILK